Proteins encoded within one genomic window of Armatimonadota bacterium:
- a CDS encoding DEAD/DEAH box helicase: protein MTLDQILDTLRTDPDLAPRITAWHDLPPRPARLEPFPPELDPRLAEALRRRGIDALYTHQAEAFRVAAAGGDLVVVTPTASGKTLCYNLPVLHRILKEPGTRALYLFPTKALSADQVDELQSLVRALAKATAGGPGGPPDIKTFTYDGDTPASARRAIRAAGHIVVTNPDMLHTAILPHHTKWLRLFENLRYLVIDELHQYRGVFGSHVANVLRRLWRICRFYGSRPQVICASATIGNPREHAARLVGRPVTLVDNNGAPAGAKVIAFINPPLVNRELGIRRDTLLEVRDLASEFIRNRIQTIVFARSRLGAELLTTYLRDLAQRHGQDAEAVRGYRAGYLPGERRQIERGLREGTIRAVAATNALELGIDIGQLSVAVLAGYPGTVASTWQQMGRAGRTADLAAGLLVATSDPLDQYIVTHPDYFFGRPAEQALINPDNLLILASHLKCAVFELPLAYDEPFGGEGPGALATTAEIMRHLQERRVVHDDGARWHYIAEAFPAEEVSLRAASTENVVIIDTTDPQPQVVGEVDLPSAPALVHEDAIYLHLGQQYHVERLDWERRRAYVKRVDVDYYTDAQIAVRIAVLHEAEAATGALARAHGEVAVTYRPTIFKKLKLFTQENVGWGRITLPESTVHTTAAWFALPPESSGGMAPERLQGALAALSHALLNVSPLYLMCDPHDLGRVYEVRSPHTGLPTVYLYERAPGGVGLAERLFRLHGHLIHAATVLVEGCGCAAGCPSCVGPVLEVGGTGKQDSLSILQAAQRDLTPAAGHPAPARWDA, encoded by the coding sequence TCCCTCCTGAGCTGGACCCCCGGCTGGCCGAGGCGCTCCGCCGACGCGGCATCGACGCGCTCTACACTCACCAGGCGGAGGCCTTCCGGGTGGCGGCCGCAGGCGGCGACCTGGTGGTGGTCACCCCCACCGCCAGCGGCAAGACCCTCTGCTACAACCTGCCTGTCCTCCACCGCATCCTCAAGGAGCCGGGCACCCGGGCGCTCTACCTGTTCCCCACCAAGGCCCTCTCCGCCGACCAGGTGGACGAGCTGCAGTCCCTGGTGCGCGCGCTGGCAAAGGCGACCGCCGGTGGGCCGGGCGGTCCGCCCGACATCAAGACCTTCACCTACGACGGGGACACCCCGGCCTCCGCCCGCCGGGCCATCCGTGCGGCCGGGCACATCGTGGTCACCAACCCGGACATGCTGCATACGGCCATCCTGCCGCACCACACCAAGTGGCTGCGCCTCTTCGAGAACCTGCGATACCTGGTCATCGACGAGCTGCACCAGTACCGCGGCGTCTTCGGCAGCCACGTGGCCAACGTGCTGCGGCGGCTGTGGCGGATCTGCCGTTTCTACGGCAGCCGCCCCCAGGTGATCTGTGCCAGCGCCACCATCGGTAACCCCCGGGAGCACGCCGCGCGTCTGGTCGGGCGACCGGTCACCCTGGTGGACAATAACGGCGCCCCCGCCGGGGCGAAGGTCATCGCCTTCATCAACCCGCCGCTGGTCAACCGGGAGCTGGGCATCCGGCGGGACACCCTGCTGGAGGTGCGGGACCTGGCCTCGGAGTTTATCCGCAACCGCATCCAGACCATCGTCTTCGCCCGCAGCCGGTTGGGCGCCGAGCTGCTGACAACCTACCTGCGCGACCTGGCCCAGCGTCACGGGCAGGACGCCGAGGCCGTGCGCGGCTACCGCGCGGGGTACCTGCCGGGCGAGCGGCGGCAGATCGAGCGGGGGCTGCGTGAGGGGACGATCCGGGCGGTGGCAGCAACCAACGCCCTGGAGCTGGGCATCGACATCGGGCAACTGAGCGTGGCGGTTCTGGCCGGCTACCCGGGCACGGTGGCCTCCACCTGGCAGCAGATGGGTCGCGCCGGCCGGACCGCGGACCTGGCGGCCGGACTCCTGGTAGCCACCAGTGACCCACTGGACCAGTACATCGTCACCCACCCCGACTACTTCTTCGGCCGACCGGCCGAGCAGGCGCTGATCAACCCGGACAACCTGCTGATCCTGGCCAGCCACCTCAAGTGCGCCGTCTTCGAACTGCCGCTGGCGTACGACGAGCCGTTCGGTGGAGAGGGCCCCGGGGCCCTGGCGACCACGGCAGAGATCATGCGCCACCTGCAGGAGCGGCGGGTGGTGCATGATGACGGTGCCCGCTGGCACTACATCGCGGAGGCTTTCCCTGCCGAGGAAGTCAGCCTGCGAGCCGCTTCTACCGAGAACGTGGTGATCATCGACACCACCGACCCGCAGCCGCAGGTGGTGGGGGAGGTGGACCTGCCCTCCGCCCCGGCCCTGGTCCACGAAGACGCTATCTACCTCCACCTGGGGCAGCAATACCACGTGGAGCGGCTGGACTGGGAGCGGCGCCGGGCCTACGTGAAGCGGGTGGACGTCGACTACTACACCGACGCCCAGATTGCCGTGCGCATCGCCGTCCTGCACGAAGCGGAGGCCGCTACCGGAGCCCTGGCTCGGGCGCACGGCGAGGTGGCGGTGACCTACCGGCCGACCATCTTCAAGAAGCTCAAGCTGTTCACCCAGGAGAACGTAGGGTGGGGGAGGATCACCCTGCCCGAATCAACGGTACACACCACCGCGGCCTGGTTTGCCCTGCCCCCGGAATCCAGTGGCGGCATGGCTCCGGAGCGCCTGCAGGGCGCGCTGGCCGCCCTCTCCCACGCGCTGCTCAACGTCTCTCCCCTGTACCTGATGTGCGACCCGCACGACCTGGGGCGCGTCTATGAGGTGCGCTCGCCGCACACCGGTCTGCCTACGGTCTACCTGTACGAGCGAGCGCCGGGCGGCGTGGGGCTGGCGGAGCGGCTCTTCCGCCTCCACGGGCACTTGATCCACGCGGCGACGGTCCTGGTGGAGGGCTGCGGCTGCGCGGCGGGCTGCCCCTCCTGCGTGGGTCCCGTGCTGGAGGTGGGAGGGACAGGCAAGCAGGACAGCCTGAGCATCCTCCAGGCCGCCCAGCGCGACTTGACCCCTGCAGCGGGGCATCCGGCGCCTGCGCGTTGGGATGCCTGA
- a CDS encoding ribonuclease H-like domain-containing protein, producing the protein MPAGQFSSAVASRLPPGVTVTRAGFEVRRQFWGLALRHGRLPLEEAVDRGRALGPQGRAVGWLDTETTGLAGGTGTYVFLVGIGTVEDGAFVVTQYFLADLAAEAEMLRAVGNHLRRLDALVTFNGTRFDLPLLQTRFLLSRQEEPLGARAHLDLITHARCLWYRPLGGYSLARLEQEILQVHRNLDVPGWLIPSLYVDYLRTGDRDPLEPVFAHNEQDLLSLLALHGTAGETLARPQSPPVVVDWFGLGRLLEERSDPAAARCYQRALAEESDIRARRRAALALARHYRRCGDRRRLLALWQRELAAGILPAWQVLERLAVIWEWQMGDRCRALEATAHALAWLDAEEQRAAMRLRRRWDRLRRKVERQSS; encoded by the coding sequence ATGCCGGCCGGACAGTTCTCCTCCGCAGTCGCCTCCCGCCTTCCGCCGGGCGTTACGGTGACCCGAGCGGGCTTTGAAGTGCGGCGGCAGTTCTGGGGGCTTGCCCTCAGGCACGGTCGCCTCCCCCTGGAGGAGGCTGTGGACCGCGGCCGCGCGCTCGGCCCGCAGGGCCGTGCAGTGGGCTGGCTGGACACGGAGACGACCGGCCTGGCTGGGGGGACAGGAACCTACGTCTTCCTGGTCGGCATCGGCACGGTCGAGGACGGGGCTTTCGTGGTCACGCAGTACTTCCTGGCCGATCTGGCCGCGGAAGCGGAGATGCTGCGGGCGGTGGGCAACCACCTCCGCCGCCTCGATGCGCTGGTGACCTTCAACGGCACCCGCTTCGACCTGCCCCTGCTGCAGACCCGTTTCCTCCTCTCTCGGCAGGAGGAGCCGCTGGGTGCGCGGGCGCACCTGGACCTGATCACCCACGCCCGGTGTCTCTGGTACCGGCCACTGGGAGGCTACAGCCTGGCCCGGCTGGAGCAGGAGATCCTGCAGGTGCACCGCAACCTGGACGTGCCGGGGTGGCTTATCCCCTCCCTATACGTCGACTACCTGCGCACGGGGGACCGGGATCCGCTGGAGCCGGTGTTTGCGCACAACGAGCAGGACCTGCTCTCGCTGCTGGCCCTGCACGGCACCGCGGGGGAGACGCTGGCGCGTCCCCAGTCCCCGCCCGTGGTCGTGGACTGGTTCGGGTTGGGGCGCTTGCTGGAAGAGCGGAGCGATCCCGCCGCGGCCCGCTGCTACCAGCGCGCCCTGGCCGAGGAGTCGGACATCCGCGCGCGCCGCCGCGCCGCGCTGGCCCTGGCCCGCCATTACCGCCGGTGCGGCGACCGGCGGAGGCTGCTGGCGCTGTGGCAGAGGGAGCTGGCCGCGGGTATCCTCCCGGCCTGGCAGGTGCTGGAGCGGCTGGCCGTGATCTGGGAGTGGCAGATGGGCGACCGCTGCCGGGCCCTGGAGGCCACCGCGCACGCCCTGGCCTGGCTGGACGCAGAGGAGCAGAGGGCGGCGATGCGGCTGCGCCGCAGGTGGGACCGCCTGAGGCGGAAGGTGGAGCGACAGTCCAGCTAG
- a CDS encoding ABC transporter permease, with protein sequence MSSAVTVAEAVRPRPRTAAGVLLRRLWRDRRATVGLAVLVLAVLSAVFAPVLAPYDPQFQSDALFQAPSLRHWLGTDDLGRDLLSRIIFGSRISLVVGITTVGLAALLGVLLGVLSGYYGGWVDMLVMRYIDLQWAFPNFIIAVALVAVFGTGLENVIVAVTLAFLDDFARITRGMVLALREEDFVAAARAVGAGDRRIMLRHILPNASSPIIVQGTVSISYAILAEAGLSFLGLGVKPTTPTWGLILNDARPFFQSAWWLGIFPGLAIMLVVLSINFVGDGLRDLLDVKEYQGLRG encoded by the coding sequence ATGTCTAGCGCCGTGACCGTGGCGGAGGCAGTCCGGCCGCGTCCCCGCACGGCCGCCGGCGTCTTGCTGCGGCGCCTCTGGCGGGACAGGCGGGCCACCGTGGGGCTGGCAGTGCTGGTCCTGGCCGTCCTCTCGGCCGTCTTCGCCCCCGTCCTGGCGCCCTACGACCCGCAGTTTCAGTCCGACGCCCTCTTCCAGGCGCCCTCCCTGCGCCACTGGCTGGGCACCGACGACCTGGGGCGTGACCTCCTCAGCCGCATCATCTTCGGCTCCCGCATCTCGCTGGTTGTCGGCATCACTACGGTGGGCCTGGCGGCGCTGCTGGGCGTGCTGCTGGGCGTGCTCTCCGGCTACTACGGCGGCTGGGTGGACATGCTGGTCATGCGCTACATCGACCTGCAGTGGGCCTTCCCCAACTTCATCATTGCCGTGGCCCTGGTGGCCGTCTTCGGCACGGGGCTGGAGAACGTCATTGTGGCCGTGACCCTGGCGTTCCTGGACGACTTCGCCCGCATTACTCGGGGGATGGTCCTGGCTCTGCGGGAGGAGGACTTCGTGGCGGCGGCGCGCGCGGTGGGGGCGGGGGACCGGCGTATCATGTTGCGTCACATCCTGCCCAACGCCAGCTCCCCGATCATCGTCCAGGGCACGGTGAGCATCTCCTACGCCATCCTGGCTGAGGCCGGGCTCTCCTTTCTGGGGCTGGGCGTGAAGCCGACCACGCCCACCTGGGGCCTCATCCTTAACGACGCCCGACCGTTCTTCCAGAGCGCGTGGTGGCTGGGCATCTTCCCCGGGCTGGCCATCATGCTGGTAGTGCTGAGCATCAACTTCGTCGGCGACGGCCTGCGCGATCTGCTGGATGTGAAGGAGTACCAGGGGCTGCGCGGCTAG
- a CDS encoding ABC transporter permease: MQEYIVRRILFALLVMWAVATLVFLMMRAIPGDPVRAFVGFEGDPAVVEQVRRNLGLDRPLPVQYLRWLAALGRGDLGNSIWNRQPVTTLLREALPRTLSLALLSFLVAVSLALPAGIVSAVRRYSLADHTLTVAAFLGLAMPDFWVGIVLIIVFSVFLQVLPAFGYEPLSSGLWPWLSHLILPAVATGTSFAAILARMTRSALLEVLREDYVRTARAKGLEERAVILRHALRNALIPVITVMGIALALLLAGAVIAENVFAIRGVGRLLIEAILNRDYPIVQGTILVIAAIFVCMNLVVDLLYAVINPRIRYV, translated from the coding sequence GTGCAGGAGTACATCGTCCGCCGCATCCTCTTCGCCCTGCTGGTGATGTGGGCGGTGGCCACCCTCGTCTTCCTGATGATGCGGGCGATTCCGGGGGATCCTGTGCGCGCCTTCGTGGGGTTTGAGGGCGACCCCGCGGTGGTGGAGCAGGTCCGCCGCAACCTGGGCCTGGACCGGCCGCTGCCTGTGCAGTACCTGCGCTGGCTGGCCGCGCTGGGGCGGGGGGACCTGGGGAATTCCATCTGGAACCGTCAGCCAGTGACCACACTGCTGCGGGAGGCTCTGCCTCGCACCCTCTCCCTGGCCCTGCTCTCTTTCCTGGTAGCGGTGAGCCTCGCCCTGCCCGCCGGCATCGTCTCCGCCGTGCGCCGCTACTCCCTGGCCGACCACACCCTGACCGTGGCCGCCTTCCTGGGGCTGGCCATGCCGGACTTCTGGGTAGGCATCGTGCTGATCATCGTCTTCTCCGTCTTCCTGCAGGTGCTGCCAGCCTTCGGCTACGAGCCCCTGAGCAGCGGGTTGTGGCCGTGGCTTTCCCACCTCATCCTCCCGGCGGTGGCCACGGGCACTTCGTTTGCCGCCATCCTGGCGCGGATGACGCGCTCGGCGCTGCTGGAGGTGCTGCGGGAGGACTACGTGCGCACGGCGCGGGCCAAAGGCCTGGAGGAGCGCGCCGTCATCCTGCGCCACGCCCTGCGCAACGCCCTGATCCCGGTGATCACGGTCATGGGCATCGCCCTGGCTCTGCTGCTGGCCGGTGCCGTGATCGCCGAGAACGTCTTCGCCATCCGCGGGGTGGGGCGGCTGCTCATCGAGGCCATCCTCAACCGCGACTACCCCATCGTCCAGGGGACCATTCTGGTCATCGCCGCCATCTTCGTCTGCATGAACCTGGTGGTCGACCTCCTCTACGCCGTGATCAATCCCAGGATCAGGTATGTCTAG
- a CDS encoding ABC transporter substrate-binding protein — protein MVKERDQLLEDLRWAADFDPEDPKLGLQWEDLCSDRISRRHFLRLAIATGALHYLAPLLRPTPAYAQAGAPGGELKAAWGVREFTNLDPAFINQVVQFQITSNVLGGLTHIDAGLVPRPDLAESWEVSADGLTWTFRLRRGVKWHNGDSFTADDVIYTFNRTRDPRAGSLHRSILDPFEKAERLDPFTVRFTLKEPRASLLVKITERSSGRALTIVNRRALEQMGREYTRRPVGTGPFRIAEHRLGERIVLEKFPDYYISDRPKLDRVTIFNIEEPATLASALQSGQVDFLTGNVAIPETIFDRVKAMRDVVISEADDPGFQAIFFNLRKDKQQKIGKATLPTDDLRVRLAMARGMDRDDLIRRALFGRAIPAFGPIPRAQKLYFRDLTASSPQRFDPDQARRLLAEAGYGRGFAIRMVVTPITRRRGEIIADIYKRTLGITIELEVVDFPVQVQRFDQGQFELLQIGSGGDPDPDDSIDDWFWSGAKFNSFGYSNSQVDALNAAQRETVDQAKRVRWVQAAVDLIARDAPCVFLFHGTDSVAFRKNVRGFVHIPALRDLDTVTVR, from the coding sequence ATGGTGAAGGAACGTGACCAGCTTCTGGAAGACCTGAGGTGGGCGGCGGACTTCGACCCAGAAGACCCCAAGCTGGGGTTGCAGTGGGAGGACCTCTGCAGCGACCGCATTTCCCGCCGGCACTTCCTGCGCCTGGCCATCGCCACCGGAGCCTTGCACTACCTTGCACCCCTGCTCCGGCCGACCCCCGCCTACGCCCAGGCCGGCGCTCCCGGGGGCGAACTCAAGGCCGCCTGGGGGGTGCGCGAGTTCACTAACCTGGACCCTGCCTTCATCAACCAGGTGGTGCAGTTCCAGATCACCAGCAACGTGCTGGGCGGGCTCACCCACATCGATGCGGGGCTGGTACCCCGTCCAGACCTGGCGGAGAGCTGGGAGGTGAGCGCGGACGGGCTGACCTGGACCTTCCGCCTGCGCCGGGGGGTGAAGTGGCACAACGGCGACAGCTTCACCGCGGACGACGTCATCTACACCTTCAACCGCACGCGCGACCCGCGCGCCGGCTCTCTGCACCGGAGCATCCTGGATCCCTTCGAGAAGGCGGAGCGGCTGGATCCGTTCACCGTGCGGTTCACCCTGAAGGAACCCAGGGCCTCCCTGCTGGTGAAGATCACCGAGCGCAGCAGCGGCCGGGCGCTGACCATCGTCAACCGCCGGGCCCTGGAGCAGATGGGGCGGGAGTACACCCGGCGCCCCGTGGGCACCGGGCCCTTCCGCATCGCCGAGCACCGCCTGGGAGAGCGGATCGTCCTGGAGAAGTTCCCCGACTACTACATCAGCGACCGCCCCAAGCTGGACCGGGTGACCATCTTCAACATTGAGGAACCGGCAACCCTGGCCTCTGCCCTGCAGTCCGGGCAGGTGGACTTCCTCACCGGCAACGTGGCCATCCCTGAGACCATCTTCGACCGAGTCAAGGCCATGCGCGATGTGGTCATCTCCGAGGCCGACGATCCCGGGTTCCAGGCCATCTTCTTCAACCTGCGCAAGGACAAACAGCAGAAGATCGGCAAAGCCACCCTGCCCACGGACGACCTGCGGGTGCGTCTGGCCATGGCCAGGGGCATGGATCGCGACGACCTGATCCGCCGCGCCCTGTTTGGCCGGGCGATCCCGGCGTTTGGGCCCATCCCCAGGGCGCAGAAGCTCTACTTTCGGGACCTGACGGCCAGCAGCCCGCAGCGCTTTGACCCGGACCAGGCCAGGAGGCTCCTGGCCGAAGCGGGGTACGGCAGGGGGTTTGCCATCAGGATGGTGGTCACGCCCATCACGCGCCGCCGGGGGGAGATCATCGCGGATATCTACAAGCGGACCCTGGGGATCACCATCGAGCTGGAGGTGGTGGACTTCCCCGTCCAGGTGCAGCGCTTCGACCAGGGCCAGTTCGAGCTGCTGCAGATCGGTTCCGGCGGAGACCCCGACCCGGACGACTCCATCGACGACTGGTTCTGGAGCGGTGCCAAGTTCAACAGCTTCGGCTACAGCAACTCCCAGGTGGACGCCCTGAACGCGGCGCAGCGGGAGACAGTGGACCAGGCCAAGCGGGTGCGCTGGGTGCAGGCGGCCGTGGACCTGATCGCGCGGGATGCCCCCTGCGTCTTCCTCTTCCACGGCACGGACAGCGTGGCCTTTCGCAAGAACGTCCGCGGTTTCGTCCACATCCCTGCGCTGCGCGACCTGGACACGGTGACCGTCAGGTAG
- a CDS encoding FadR/GntR family transcriptional regulator, translating into MPFQRILTKKKSTHVAEQILQAIMSGQYRVGDRLPPERVLAEEMGVSRPSVREALSALQIVGVVASRVGDGTYVRSAADTAEALQVMALLEESPSLVDVLEARRALEVGVVHHMVRRGTPQGLSQLRQALAAMEGAAKAADYDAFSLANLEFHLALVAASGNPLIEQTVRPLLEVMRQELAVELRRKFYQERADAFARAYELHEAIVRAVEARDQAAAVAAMEKHFSVIEEALRE; encoded by the coding sequence GTGCCTTTCCAGCGTATCCTCACCAAGAAGAAGAGCACGCACGTCGCAGAGCAGATCCTGCAGGCCATCATGTCGGGGCAGTACCGCGTGGGTGACCGGCTGCCCCCGGAGCGGGTCCTGGCCGAGGAGATGGGGGTCAGCCGCCCTTCGGTGCGCGAGGCGCTCTCCGCCCTGCAGATCGTCGGCGTCGTCGCCAGCCGGGTGGGCGACGGGACCTATGTGCGCAGCGCGGCGGACACGGCGGAGGCGCTGCAGGTCATGGCGCTGCTCGAGGAGAGCCCTTCGCTAGTGGACGTCCTGGAGGCCCGCCGGGCGCTGGAGGTGGGGGTGGTGCACCACATGGTCCGGCGGGGGACGCCGCAGGGCCTCAGCCAGCTGCGCCAGGCTCTGGCCGCCATGGAGGGGGCCGCGAAGGCCGCCGACTACGACGCCTTCAGCCTGGCCAACCTGGAGTTCCACCTGGCGCTGGTCGCCGCCAGCGGCAACCCGCTCATCGAGCAGACCGTCCGCCCTCTGCTGGAGGTCATGCGCCAGGAGCTGGCCGTGGAGCTGCGCCGCAAGTTCTACCAGGAGCGGGCCGATGCCTTTGCCCGGGCCTACGAGCTGCACGAGGCCATCGTGCGGGCGGTGGAGGCGAGGGATCAGGCCGCCGCCGTGGCCGCCATGGAGAAGCACTTCTCTGTGATCGAGGAGGCGCTGCGGGAGTAG
- a CDS encoding TAXI family TRAP transporter solute-binding subunit — MRTVLWVRASAVALVFILVAVLGPAVAAPQIRLSIVTGGTGGVYFPLGGGLARLISRNIPNVEATAEVTSASVDNMRLIGAKRADLALTLADTAYDAVNGLESFRGNPVPAVTLTPLYDNFNHLVTVEGTGINTIADLRGKRVSVGSPGSGTEVTALRLLQAAGVDPDRDIRKDRLGVAQSVDALRDKKIDAFFWSGGLPTSAVLDLAATPGVRIKLIPLDSVLPALQAKYGKLYFRSTILKEIYPGVMANVPTVGVANLLVVHRDFNTELAYQITKLIFEKRAELAQVHREAANIRLIGAAERSPLPFHPGAARYFRERGVAGF; from the coding sequence ATGCGCACGGTGCTCTGGGTCAGGGCGAGCGCGGTCGCCCTGGTCTTCATCCTGGTCGCGGTCCTCGGGCCTGCCGTAGCAGCACCGCAGATCCGTCTCTCCATCGTGACCGGCGGAACCGGCGGGGTCTACTTCCCGCTGGGCGGCGGGCTGGCCCGGCTCATTTCTCGCAATATCCCCAACGTGGAGGCGACCGCGGAGGTGACCTCGGCCTCCGTGGACAACATGCGACTCATCGGGGCGAAGCGCGCCGACCTGGCCCTGACGCTGGCGGACACGGCATACGACGCCGTGAACGGACTGGAGTCCTTTCGCGGCAACCCTGTCCCAGCCGTCACCCTTACCCCGCTATACGACAACTTCAACCACCTGGTGACCGTGGAGGGCACAGGCATCAACACCATTGCCGACCTGAGGGGCAAGCGGGTTTCGGTTGGCTCGCCCGGCAGCGGGACCGAGGTCACGGCGCTACGCCTCCTGCAAGCGGCGGGGGTCGACCCCGACCGGGACATCCGCAAAGACCGGCTGGGCGTGGCCCAGTCCGTGGATGCGCTGCGGGACAAGAAAATCGACGCCTTCTTCTGGAGTGGCGGCCTGCCCACCTCGGCGGTGCTGGATCTGGCTGCGACCCCGGGCGTTCGCATCAAGCTCATCCCCCTGGACTCGGTGCTGCCGGCCCTGCAGGCCAAGTACGGCAAGCTCTACTTCCGCTCCACGATCCTCAAGGAGATCTACCCGGGGGTGATGGCCAACGTGCCGACCGTGGGCGTGGCCAACCTGCTGGTCGTGCACCGGGACTTCAACACGGAGCTGGCCTACCAGATCACGAAGCTCATCTTCGAGAAGCGGGCCGAGCTGGCGCAGGTACACCGGGAGGCCGCCAACATAAGGCTGATCGGCGCGGCCGAGCGCTCGCCGTTGCCGTTCCACCCCGGTGCCGCCCGCTACTTCCGGGAGCGTGGGGTGGCGGGGTTCTAG
- a CDS encoding TRAP transporter fused permease subunit, whose amino-acid sequence MAREPEAALLKSQEELEELVERFEGKTRHLGGTAGWLVTTALVLMSLYHLYAAQATFVRQIHLTIHLLFVLVLTFLLYPARRERLDRITPTDAVLAGLAALSLGYILWDFEAFIYRAVVPTTVDLVLGTVLILLVLEATRRAVGRALLVLVLAFLLYAFAGPWLPPPFTHRGYDLARVVGQLYMTLEGIFGVPLEVSSTFIILFTIYGSFLEQSGAGKFFVDLALALVGRRRTGPGQAVTVASFLLGGPSGSGVATTVSVGAIAYPLLKRAGYDREAAGGLLSAGGIGAVISPPILGAAAFIIAEILKISYLQVIKMAIIPTILYYVAVFFMIELDARRFRLSRVEIRTESAARLMLRYWYLLSSLVVIPLFMILGLTAITAVLWATMIALVTSFLRRETALAVLMRRERRHPWWPWLLVLAVMAYLGWVTVGQGIPVPRPGAIWRGATILFVAVWVASAALFFVAALTRGRLGFGRIGVDTEKGVAALANGSRQVLSVAVTTAAAGIIVGVTNLTGLGLKIADIIVSLAGGNLLFTLVLAGISLWVLGLALPITATYIIAAVMVAPALTKLGVSELAAHMFIFYYAILSEVSPPVGLSPMAAAALTGGNAFKTMLQAWKYTLPAFVVPFMFTVHPAGVALLLETGEWLEIVKITATAVAGLAALAAAVGGWLLRPATGLERVLLAAAGLTLVYPATGPDLVAAAVIAMVIILQVRRPLPLPATPGEG is encoded by the coding sequence ATGGCCCGGGAACCCGAGGCTGCACTCCTCAAATCCCAGGAGGAGCTCGAGGAGCTCGTCGAGCGGTTCGAGGGTAAGACCCGACATCTGGGCGGGACCGCGGGATGGCTGGTCACCACGGCGCTGGTCCTGATGAGCCTCTACCACCTCTATGCCGCACAGGCCACGTTTGTGCGGCAGATCCACCTGACCATCCACCTGCTCTTCGTCCTCGTCCTCACGTTCCTGCTCTACCCGGCGCGGAGGGAGCGGCTGGACCGAATCACTCCTACCGACGCGGTCCTGGCCGGGCTGGCGGCGCTATCCCTGGGCTACATCCTGTGGGACTTCGAGGCGTTCATCTACCGCGCCGTGGTGCCCACCACGGTCGACCTGGTCCTGGGGACGGTCCTGATCCTCCTGGTCCTGGAGGCCACGCGACGGGCTGTGGGGCGCGCCCTCCTCGTCCTGGTCCTGGCCTTCCTGCTCTACGCCTTCGCCGGACCGTGGCTCCCCCCACCCTTCACCCACCGCGGATATGACCTGGCCCGCGTGGTTGGCCAGCTCTACATGACGCTGGAGGGGATCTTCGGCGTCCCCCTGGAAGTCTCGTCCACCTTCATCATCCTCTTTACCATCTACGGGTCGTTTCTGGAGCAGTCCGGCGCCGGGAAGTTCTTCGTGGACCTGGCCCTGGCCCTGGTGGGTCGAAGGCGCACCGGGCCGGGCCAGGCGGTCACCGTGGCCTCCTTCCTCCTGGGCGGGCCGTCGGGCAGCGGAGTGGCCACCACGGTCAGCGTCGGGGCCATCGCCTATCCCTTGCTGAAGCGAGCCGGGTACGACCGGGAGGCGGCGGGGGGCCTGCTCTCCGCCGGCGGGATCGGCGCGGTGATCTCTCCGCCCATCCTGGGCGCGGCGGCTTTCATCATCGCGGAGATCCTGAAGATCTCCTACCTGCAGGTCATTAAGATGGCCATCATCCCCACGATCCTCTACTATGTGGCCGTCTTCTTCATGATCGAGCTGGACGCCCGGCGCTTCCGCCTGAGCCGCGTGGAGATCCGCACCGAGAGCGCCGCGCGGCTGATGCTGCGCTACTGGTACCTGCTGAGCTCGCTGGTGGTCATCCCCCTTTTCATGATCCTGGGCCTGACCGCGATCACCGCGGTGCTGTGGGCGACGATGATCGCCCTGGTCACCTCCTTCCTCCGCCGCGAGACCGCGCTGGCTGTCCTCATGCGCCGGGAACGCCGCCACCCGTGGTGGCCCTGGCTGCTGGTCCTGGCGGTGATGGCCTACCTGGGCTGGGTCACCGTGGGTCAGGGTATCCCCGTCCCCCGCCCCGGGGCGATCTGGCGTGGGGCCACGATCCTGTTCGTCGCCGTCTGGGTCGCCTCGGCCGCACTCTTCTTCGTCGCCGCCCTCACCCGCGGCCGCCTGGGATTCGGGCGCATCGGCGTGGACACGGAGAAGGGCGTGGCCGCCCTGGCCAACGGGAGCCGGCAGGTGCTGAGCGTGGCCGTGACCACGGCGGCTGCGGGGATCATCGTCGGGGTGACCAACCTGACCGGCTTGGGGTTGAAAATTGCAGACATCATCGTCTCCCTGGCCGGCGGGAACCTGCTCTTCACCCTGGTCCTGGCCGGCATCTCCCTGTGGGTTCTGGGCCTGGCCCTGCCCATCACCGCCACCTACATCATCGCCGCGGTAATGGTGGCTCCGGCACTGACCAAGCTGGGAGTCTCCGAGCTGGCGGCGCATATGTTCATCTTCTACTACGCCATCCTCTCCGAGGTCTCGCCGCCGGTGGGCCTTTCCCCCATGGCCGCCGCCGCGCTGACCGGCGGCAACGCCTTCAAGACCATGCTCCAGGCGTGGAAGTACACCCTGCCGGCGTTCGTTGTCCCCTTCATGTTCACCGTGCACCCGGCGGGGGTGGCCCTGCTCCTGGAGACCGGGGAGTGGCTGGAGATTGTCAAGATTACCGCCACCGCTGTGGCCGGCCTGGCCGCCCTGGCTGCAGCAGTCGGCGGCTGGCTGCTACGCCCCGCCACGGGCCTGGAGCGCGTACTGCTGGCCGCGGCCGGGCTGACCCTGGTCTACCCCGCCACCGGCCCGGACCTGGTCGCCGCAGCGGTCATCGCCATGGTGATCATCCTGCAGGTGCGCCGGCCGCTGCCGCTCCCGGCCACGCCGGGAGAGGGATGA